Proteins co-encoded in one Cataglyphis hispanica isolate Lineage 1 chromosome 4, ULB_Chis1_1.0, whole genome shotgun sequence genomic window:
- the LOC126849221 gene encoding eukaryotic translation initiation factor 3 subunit I: protein MKPLMLHGHERAITKIKYNREGDLVFSASKDKQPNVWYSLNGERLGTFNGHNGSVWCIDVNWDTTRLLSGSGDNTLRVWDCQTGKEIGQLSTNSSVRACGFSYSANLAVFSTDKALGHQCEMFIMDVRNVDSTLSQEDAISRISVNGPRISALLWGALDETIITGHEDGEIKLWDVRTGKKLSSVKGHKSQINDMQCNKDGTMFVTASKDHTAKLFDSESLMLLKTYKTERPVNSATISPIFDHVVLGGGQDAMDVTTTSARQGKFDSRFFHLVFEEEFARLKGHFGPINSLAFHPNGRSYSTGGEDGYIRINNFDQSYFDFHFEY from the exons ATG AAACCCTTGATGTTACACGGACACGAGCGTGCCATcaccaaaataaaatataatagagaagGAGACTTAGTGTTCTCTGCTAGTAAAGATAAGCAGCCTAATGTTTGGTATTCCTTGAACGGAGAGCGTCTTGGAACTTTCAACGGCCACAACGGTTCCGTATGGTGTATCGATGTCAACTGGGATACCACACGGCTATTATCCGGCAGTGGTGATAATACACTGAGAGTCTGGGATTGTCAAACTG GCAAGGAGATAGGTCAATTGAGCACAAATAGTTCTGTAAGAGCATGTGGTTTTAGTTATTCAGCAAATCTTGCTGTCTTCTCCACTGATAAAGCCTTAGGTCATCAGTGTGAGATGTTTATCATGGATGTACGAAATGTTGATTCTACATTATCGCAGGAAGATGCGATCTCTAGAATTTCTGTCAATGGTCCTAGAATTTCCGCTTTATTATGGGGTGCTCTGGATGAGACTATTATTACAGGTCACGAGGATGGTGAGATTAAACTTTGGGATGTGAGA ACAGGAAAGAAGTTGTCCAGTGTCAAAGGTCATAAATcacaaataaatgatatgCAATGTAACAAAGACGGAACCATGTTTGTAACTGCATCCAAAGATCATACGGCAAAACTTTTTGATAGTGAATCCTTAATGTTATTGAAGACATACAAGACAGAAAGACCTGTAAATTCTGCCACAATATCACCAATTTTTGATCAT gtAGTACTTGGTGGTGGTCAAGATGCCATGGATGTCACTACAACGTCTGCGCGACAAGGCAAATTTGATTCACGATTCTTCCATCTAGTGTTTGAAGAGGAATTTGCACGTTTGAAAGGGCACTTTGGCCCCATTAATTCTCTTGCTTTTCATCCCAATGGTCGTAGTTACTCTACAGGTGGAGAAGATGGATATATccgtattaataattttgatcaatCTTACTTCGACTTCCatttcgaatattaa
- the LOC126849135 gene encoding eIF-2-alpha kinase GCN2 encodes MSHIESCKDRQQNELEVLKSIFGDELRDLRKNKNKKKWQPLDIVVTLTPQKGMSGPAEIYAQIDLHIICSDKYPDEVPTIQLQDSRGLSHQQVAILSSELENLAEKLKGEVMIFEFSQHVQKYLHEHNKPGYSSFYEEMVSRHQERIQYEMQEKQMKEDKERQVLQDAIQKRQEALKAEMRNRKETIRLATDSDTVFRSIPSSPHEKGISRFRRRCVSTSESSEGSLCEHRGTKLLHFDSNKGERQVHRGKCLGHSAKGSVVYAGVDMTTGELLAITEWTLKCAMSNECDSTQETIDIHHVMKQIASLEQELNHLYKLHHQNLVHYLNMKYLQNNNNVVIYILQEFVVGTTCSVFLMANIPIDIDTLRYLASGVLEALRYLHENNVVHKDLRDTSVYIDRMGVVRLSDYSLDKRLSDMYHSNSLAKTEHDFPTIQGRGGKKADIYRFGILLLSLLKGTIISGEEIDLTEISQLHLRDFISKCLIDDERMRWSAEQLYQHSFIKTPLERGLSPLTPVHNEKEKDLEPEEPDNDIQLHLPSMDGQSRIQNEFEVLKWLGKGAFGDVLKVRNKLDGGIYAIKRIKLNPKNKQLNKKITREVKLLSRMNHENVVRYYNSWIESATLDDSARHNQFTPVTTSSDRTATIQDKIDIVNQLENDEIEKFAPPLRDVEWNISYESRANDTDSDDNSDTSTDSDSEEHCTFLMRTFLCIESSDSIEFERDSISHKSAMTPDVSKNDAKDDESASEDVTVKEIQFMYIQMEFCEKSTLRTAIDNDLYEDEERVWRLFREIVEGLAHIHQQGMIHRDLKPVNIFLDSNDHVKIGDFGLATTNILSTLVQTIDADKESQFEKGGSFDIEELGSLTGQVGTALYVAPELSAKTAKAIYNQKVDIYSLGIIFFEMTYKPLTTGMERVKVLLNLRSKEIIFPSDIVETDMPHQVHIIRWLLNHDPSQRPTAQELLSSAYLPPPQLEETELQEMVRHTLSNTQSKAYKYLVASCFTQDVTPAEDITYDMNLPARGMSSVLSSKKQVLQENVKQKIVEIFQKHGGICLTTPLLMPKSVQHSNFTEHSVKLMTRTGSIVSIPHDLRTPFARYIVWNNISHIRRYAIERVFRDKKARGGFHPRELYECAFDIISPIDNLMTEAELIFIIWEIFNELPQIREYNFIVRLNHTSLLQAVLMYCGVEKDKYQDIYSILQDARDGKLTKFQVQTHLISLCLTDQAMETLFNLLETESSVAKISSVLRTITKRKGDVAGLAKEGLKDIEAVISNVEGLGVKWPITVVPLLTYNVQQYSGVIYQITCELKHRRKRGGQDVIAAGGRYDKMLMSFRKVLERTGMASKETKQYGAGISISLDKLVSVVTEACENQNGESKCGCIDVAVCCESDPGSEGRRERDMINILREIWSLGLKVTILDLCTMEEILEYCRENSISHIVLLRNGTLKIQTWERDRFQEKKWNTIQDIIEYLQRQSETALPILNRSESKVSANDVSLAPSNPVNANINFILSDRDKLSGSGRRSFKNTILAQMSSYLQRISHKVPVEIFAVFLEMSVIRTIISFLEIDEEEQIFQKSIQIVIDKHPRHKKYIKQICEEMKELRNEKSKPVEILYSLIDSAYMTLL; translated from the exons ATGTCTCATATTGAATCGTGTAAGGATCGGCAGCAAAATGAATTAGAAGTTTTGAag TCCATTTTTGGTGACGAATTACGTGATTTGAGAAagaacaagaataaaaaaaaatggcaacCCTTAGATATTGTTGTTACCTTGACCCCACAAAAAGGTATGTCTGGACCAGCAGAAATCTATGCACAAAtagatttacatattatatgcagCGACAAATATCCTGATga agtaCCAACTATTCAATTACAAGATAGCAGAGGTCTGTCTCATCAACAAGTGGCAATTTTATCATCGGAACTTGAGAACTTGGCAGAAAAATTGAAGGGTGAAGTTATGATCTTTGAATTTAGTCAACATGTTCAAAAATACTTGCATGAGCATAATAAACCGGGTTATAGTAGTTTTTATGAAGAAATGGTATCAAGACATCAGGAAAGGATACAGTATGAGATGCAGGAAAAACAAATgaaagaagataaagaaagacAG GTACTGCAAGATGCCATACAAAAACGTCAGGAAGCTCTGAAAGCCGAGATGCGTAATCGAAAAGAAACAATCCGATTGGCCACAGATTCTGATACTGTCTTTAGATCCATACCATCATCTCCGCACGAAAAAGGAATAAGCCGCTTTAGACGTAGATGCGTTAGCACGTCGGAAAGTTCTGAAGGATCATTATGCGAGCATAGGGGTACCAAGCTTCTGCATTTTGACAGTAATAAAGGTGAAAGACAAGTACATCGAGGGAAATGCTTGGGTCACAGTGCAAAAGGTTCTGTGGTATACGCCGGCGTAGATATGACTACTGGAGAATTATTGGCTATCACAGAGTGGACATTAAAATGTGCAATGTCGAATGAATGCGATTCTACTCAAGAAACTATCGATATACATCACGTCATGAAGCAAATTGCTAGTTTGGAACAAGAACTCAATCATTTGTACAAACTGCATCATCAAAATcttgtacattatttaaatatgaaatatttacagaataaCAACAATGTAGTAATTTACATACTACAAGAGTTTGtg GTTGGAACCACATGCTCCGTTTTCTTGATGGCAAACATTCCAATCGATATCGACACATTGAGGTATTTAGCAAGTGGTGTTCTCGAGGCATTACGATATCTTCATGAAAATAATGTGGTGCATAAAGATTTACGCGACACCAGTGTTTATATAGATCGCATGGGTGTTGTAAGATTATCCGATTACTCTTTAGATAAGAGATTATCAGACATGTATCATTCAAATTCTTTAGCAAAGACTGAACATGATTTTCCAACAATTCAAGGCCGAGGAGGTAAGAAGGCAGACATATACAGGTTTGGAATCTTATTGCTTTCATTGTTAAAAGGAACTATCATATCTGGAGAGGAAATCGATCTAACTGAAATCTCACAG cttcacttgagagattttatttcaaagtgtCTTATCGACGACGAGAGAATGCGTTGGTCCGCGGAACAGCTATATCaacatagttttataaaaacgcCGTTAGAACGAGGTTTATCACCCTTAACGCCGGTTcataatgaaaaagagaaagatttagAACCAGAGGAACCGGATAACGATATTCAATTGCATTTGCCGTCGATGGATGGACAATCGCGAATACAAAACGaatttgaagttttaaaaTGGTTAGGAAAAGGAGCCTTTGGCGATGTCTTGAAAGtgcgaaataaattagatGGTGGGATCTATGCTATCAAACGAATAAAACTGAATCCGAAAAATAAACAACTGAATAAGAAGATTACACGCGAAGTGAAATTGCTCTCAAGAATGAATCATGAAAATGTTGTacgttattataattcatGGATCGAAAGTGCTACTCTGGATGATTCTGCTAGGCATAATCAATTTACACCAGTTACTACATCTTCAGATAGAACGGCCACTATACAAGATAAAATAGACATAGTCAAT caattggaaaatgatgaaatagaaaaatttgctCCACCTTTACGCGATGTGGAATGGAATATATCGTACGAATCTCGGGCAAATGATACTGATAGTGATGATAACAGTGATACCTCGACTGATTCTGATAGTGAAGAACATTGCAccttttt AATGCGAACCTTTCTATGTATTGAGTCTTCCGATAGTATCGAGTTTGAGAGAGATAGCATATCACATAAGTCTGCAATGACACCGgatgtttcaaaaaatgatgCTAAAGACGATGAATCTGCTAGTGAAGACGTAACtgtaaaagaaatacaatttatgtatatacaaatggAATTTTGTGAGAAAAGCACATTAAGAACTGCCATAGATAACGATTTATATGAAGACGAGGAACGTGTCTGGAGATTATTTCGAGAGATTGTAGAAGGTTTAGCACATATTCATCAGCAGGGTATGATACATAGAGATTTGAAACCTGTAAACATCTTTCTCGATAGTAACGATCATGTCAAGATAGGAGACTTTGGATTAGCCACAACTAATATATTATCGACGTTAGTTCAGACGATTGATGCTGACAAAGAATCACAATTCGAGAAAG gTGGAAGTTTTGACATAGAGGAATTAGGATCTCTTACTGGTCAAGTTGGTACAGCTTTATATGTAGCTCCTGAACTTTCTGCCAAAACTGCCAAAGCAATCTACAATCAAAAAGTGGATATTTACAGCTTGggaattatcttttttgaaatGACATATAAACCGTTAACTACTGGAATGGAACGCgtaaaagttttattgaatttacgCTCCAAAGAAATCATCTTTCCTTCTGACATAGTGGAAACAGATATGCCACATCAAGTTCACATTATacg CTGGCTGTTGAATCACGATCCGAGTCAACGTCCCACCGCCCAAGAATTGCTCTCTTCTGCGTACTTGCCGCCACCTCAATTAGAAGAGACGGAATTGCAAGAAATGGTGCGCCATACATTATCCAATACTCAAAGTAAagcatacaaatatttagtGGCATCGTGTTTCACGCAAGACGTTACGCCGGCCGAGGATATTACTTATGACATGAATTTGCCCGCTAGGGGAATGTCAAGCGTTCTTTCCTCAAAAAAGCAAGTTCTGCAAGAAAACGTGAAGCAAAAGATCGTCGAGATATTTCAAAAGCATGGCGGAATATGTCTCACGACTCCGTTACTAATGCCCAAGTCCGTTCAGCATTCTAATTTTACCGAGCACAGTGTGAAACTGATGACGCGTACCGGTAGCATCGTTTCTATACCGCACGATCTCCGTACTCCTTTCGCCCGATACATTGTGTGGAACAATATTTCGCATATTCGAAGATACGCTATCGAACGTGTCTTCAGAGATAAAAAG GCTCGAGGAGGATTTCATCCAAGGGAATTGTATGAATGCGCTTTCGACATCATTAGTCCTATAGACAACTTAATGACCGAGGCTGAACTGATTTTTATCATATGGGAGATCTTTAATGAATTACCGCAGATCCgcgaatataatttcattgtgCGTTTGAATCACACGTCATTGTTGCAAGCCGTACTGATGTACTGCGGCGTGGAGAAGGACAAGTATCaggatatatattctatactgCAGGACGCTCGCGATGGAAAATTAACGAAATTCCAAGTCCAAACGCATTTGATAAGCTTGTGCCTTACCGATCAAGCTATGGAAACGCTTTTCAATTTACTCGAAACAGAAAGCTCTGTTGCGAAAATCTCTAGTGTCTTGAGAACAATAACGAAAAGAAAAGGGGACGTCGCGGGCTTAGCCAAAGAGGGCTTGAAAGATATAGAGGCTGTAATATCTAATGTAGAAGGTTTGGGTGTTAAG TGGCCTATTACCGTCGTACCTTTATTAACGTATAATGTACAACAATACAGTGGTGTAATATATCAGATAACTTGCGAATTAAAACATAGACGAAAACGAGGTGGTCAGGATGTCATAGCTGCGGGTGGTCGATATGATAAGATGCTGATGTCATTTAGAAAGGTTTTGGAACGTACCGGAATGGCGAGTAAGGAAACAAAGCAATACGGCGCTGGTATCAGCATATCATTAGATAAATTGGTATCTGTCGTTACCGAAGCATGCGAGAATCAAAATGGTGAGAGTAAATGCGGCTGCATTGATGTAGCTGTATGTTGCGAGAGTGATCCAGGAAGCGAAGGGAGAAGGGAAAGAgacatgattaatatattgcgaGAAATCTGGTCATTAGGATTGAAAGTAACGATATTGGATCTATGTACTATGGAAGAAATATTAGAGTACTGCCGAGAAAATTCTATAAGTCATATAGTATTGTTAAGAAATGGTACATTAAAGATACAAACGTGGGAGAGAGATCGatttcaagagaaaaaatggaatactatacaagatattatcgaatatttacAACGACAATCGGAAACCGCGCTACCGATATTAAATAGATCTGAAAGTAAAGTGAGCGCGAATGATGTATCGCTAGCGCCGAGTAATCCGGTCAACgctaatatcaattttatcctTTCTGATCGCGACAAGCTATCCGGAAGTGGTAGAAGAAGTTTTAAGAATACTATATTAGCACAAATGTCATCCTACTTGCAAAGAATATCACATAAAGTTCCTGTAGAAATCTTTGCAGTTTTTTTGGAAATGTCCGTTATAAGAACGATAATCAGTTTTCTAGAAATTGACGAGGAAGAACAGATATTTCAAAAGAGCATTCAAATCGTGATAGACAA acATCCACggcataaaaaatacattaaacagATATGTGAGGAAATGAAGGAATTAcgaaatgaaaaatcaaagcctgtagagatattatatagtttaatagATAGTGCATACATGACCCTTCTATAA
- the LOC126849218 gene encoding aldo-keto reductase family 1 member A1-like, whose protein sequence is MRSVRLLSGYDMPTVGLGTWQAKPEEIETAVSTALECGYRHIDTASNYNNEEAIGKALKKWFEKGGTRKELFITTKLPHYGNRPSDVEKFIKLSLEKLGLDYLDMYLVHLPFTFKFDEKTGAAATNEDGSFILDFDTDPISVWKEMEQQVKSGRTRSIGLSNFNEKQIMTIWENAQIKPSNLQVELHAYMQQKSIRELCKKHNIVITGYSPLGSPAAKTHFETKYKYTLEKCPDLLNYPIIQDIAAKHKKTTAQILLRYLLQLDIVIIPKSSSPERIKSNIDLFNFTLTENDMKVLNSLDKGANGRIFNFLFFKGVQNHPHYPFKDELS, encoded by the exons ATGCGTTCTGTACGGTTGCTATCTGGATATGATATGCCGACAGTGGGATTAGGGACATGGcag gCTAAACCGGAAGAAATCGAGACTGCTGTAAGCACCGCTTTGGAATGCGGCTACAGACATATCGATACAGCGTCCAATTATAATAACGAAGAGGCAATCGGCAAAGCCTTAAAAAAATGGTTTGAAAAAGGTGGTACTAGGAAGGAACTTTTTATCACGACGAAG TTGCCCCATTATGGTAATCGACCATCCGATGTAGAAAAATTCATCAAGTTGTCATTGGAGAAGCTTGGATTGGATTATTTAGATATGTATCTTGTTCACTTGCCATTTACATTTAAGTTTGACGAAAAGACAGGCGCTGCAGCGACCAATGAAGATGGAAGTTTTATACTCGACTTTGATACAGATCCTATCTCAGTATGGAAG GAAATGGAGCAACAAGTTAAATCAGGCCGTACTAGATCTATAGGTTTGAGTAACTTTAATGAGAAGCAAATTATGACTATCTGGGAAAATGCACAGATTAAACCAAGTAATCTACAG GTGGAGTTACACGCGTATATGCAACAGAAATCAATTCGAGAATTGTGCAAGAAGCACAATATTGTTATAACAGGATACAGTCCACTGGGCTCTCCAGCTGCAAAGACGCATTTtgagacaaaatataaatatactttagaAAAATGTCCCGACTTATTAAACTATCCGATCATACAAGATATCGCCgcgaaacataaaaaaacaacAGCGCAAATCTTATTACGTTATTTACTGCAATTggatattgtaattattcccAAGAGCTCGTCTCCCGAAAGAATCAAATCGAATAtcgatttattcaattttacctTAACAGAGAATGATATGAAAGTCCTAAATAGTTTAGATAAAGGTGCTAATGGCAGAATTTTTAACTTCTTATTCTTTAAAGG